Genomic DNA from Streptomyces sp. AM 2-1-1:
AAGGTCGACCGGATGACCCCCTTCACCGTTTTGCCGTAGTTCTGCTTCTCGCCGTAGGCGCCGTAGGCGGCGAGGACCTCCTTGGACGGGTCGCCGACCAGGGTGACCTTGAGGTTCTCCTCCTCGCGGAACTTCGCGAGCCGCTCCGGCTTGTCGGGGGAGACGCCGATGACGTCGTATCCGGCGCCCGCGAGCAGGTCCAGGTTGTCGGTGAAGTCGCACGCCTGCTTGGTGCAGCCGGGGGTAAGGGCCTTGGGGTAGAAGTAGACGATCACCTTGCGGCCCTTGTGGTCCGCGAGGGACACGTCCTTGCCGTCGGCATCCGGAAGGGTGAAGGCGGGGGCGGTGTCACCGGGCTGCAGGCGCTCGCTCATGGTTCTCCTCGGGTGGCGCGTGGGGTGTACGCGACCGAGCGTAATAGGGGTGCCGCCGGGTGTGCGGGCGGTCGAGCTGACAGACTGTCGATGAAGGTTTACCGGACGACGACCACGGAGGCGGCGCAGTGTCGGATACGAGGACCCCTGCGCAGATCGAGGCGGACATCATCAGCAGGCGCAAGCAGCTGGCGGTGGTCCTCGACGAGATCGGGGTGCGGGTGCACCCGAAGACGATCATCGGTGACGCGAAGGCCATGGTCGCCGAGAAGGTGGACCGCACGGCGGGCCGCGCGTACGTGGCGGTGAACCGTTCGGTCTCGGACGTGAAGGCGCGGTTCGTGTCGCCGGACGGTTCGCCCCGGCTGGAGCGGGTGGTGCCGGTGGCGCTGCTCGCGGTCGGCGTGGTCGGTCTGCTGGCCGTGTCGACCCGGCGCGGCAAGAGCGGCCGGCGCCGGAGGTAGCCGGCGCGGCGGCCCCGGAGCGGGCCGCCCGGCCGCCTCGCCGCTCCGACGGCGCGGGGAGGATACGCGGCGCGGCGCGGAAGCGGGTCGACGTACCCCTACGACGTGCGGGCGGTGGCCCGGCGGGTAGGTTGCGGGGCGTGAGCGACAACACCCAGGACGACAAGCTGCCCATCCGCATGCTGCACGACCGTGTGCTGGTCCGGTCCGATTCGCCCGAGGGCGAGCGCCGGTCCGGCGGCGGCATCCTCATTCCGGCGACGGCGGCGGTGGGCCGCCGGCTGGCCTGGGCGAGGGTGGTGGCCGTGGGCCAGAACGTGCGGACGGTCGAGCCCGGGGACCGGGTGCTGTACGACCCCGAGGACCGCGCCGAGGTCGAGGTGCGGAGCGTGGCGTACGTACTGATGCGGGAGCGCGATCTGCACGCGGTGGCGGCCGACCGGTTCGAGGGCTCGGTCGATTCGACGGGGCTCTACCTGTAGCCGCGTGGCGTGCGTCCGGGGAGCCCGGTGACGGTCGTCACCGGGCTCCCCGGCGTTTGTTGCTACGGTGGAACGACCCGACGAGACGCGCCGTACCGGGCTGGCAAAGACGACGCATTCCGTGTTGTTCCGTGTGTCCGTCGTCGGAGGTGGCCGTCATGGCCTGGGTTCTTCTCATCATCGCAGGACTGCTCGAAGTGGGCTGGTCGATCGGTATGAAGTACGCGGAGGGGTTCACCCGGCTGTGGCCGAGCGTGTTCACCGTCCTCGGGATCGTGGCCAGCATGCTGTTGCTGGCGCAGGCGGCGAGGACGCTGCCCATCGGTACGGCGTACGGCGTGTGGGTGGGGATCGGGGCCGCCGGCGCGGCGGTGCTCGGGATGGTGGTGCTCCACGAGCCGGTGACCGCCGCGCGGATCTTCTTCGTCTGCCTGTTGCTGGTCGCCGTGGTGGGGCTGAAGGCGACGTCGGGTCACTGAGACCCCTTCCGGGCCGGGCGGGCCGTCCCCTCGGCCGGGCGTGCTGCCCCGGGGCCGGGTGAGCGGTCTCCGTCCCGTACCCGGTGTCAGTCCCTCCCGTACCCGGTGTCATCGCCAGGTGAAGGGGAAGGCCGGGCCCCGGGCGCCTTCGACGAGGCCGCGGCCCGGAGCGCCTCCCGTACCGCCGGTCTCTCCGGTGGCACCGTTCCCGCCGCCGTCGGCGGCACCGGCGTCGGCGGCGCCACCGTTCGCGTTCCCGTCGCCGCCGTTCGCCGTTCCGCCGGTCGTGGCACCCCCGTTCCCGCCTCCGTTGCTGCCGCCCCCGCCGGTGGGGCCCGTGCCGGTGGTGCCGCCCGCGCCGGTACCGGTCGGGCCGGGGGTGGCCGGGGCGGTGCCGGCAGGGGTCGTGGGGGTGTCGCCGCTCGGGGTGTCCGAGGGGGAGTCGGGGTCGTCGCCGGTCTCCGTCTCCTCGTCGGTGGGTTCCTCGGACTCCTCGCTGCCCTCCACCACGTCCAGGTCGAACTCCCGCACCTCGGAGCCTTCGAGGGCGGCGGCGGTGTAGTCGGCCCAGGTCTCGGCGGGGGCCCCGCCGCCGTTGATGCGGGACTGGCCGAGCGCCCCGTAGAGGGATTCCTGCGTGCCGGTCTCCGGGTCCTGTCCCATGACGGCGACGACGGTCGCGAGGTCGGGGGTGTAGCCGGCGAACCAGGCGGCCTTGTCCTCCTCGGCGGTGCCGGTCTTCCCGGCTGCGGGGCGGCCGGCACCCTGCGCGGCCGTTCCCGTGCCGCCCTCCACGACGCTCCGCAGGATCGAGGTGGTGGTGTCGGCGGCCTGACGGCTGACGGCCTGCCGGGTGGTGCGGCTGGGGAGGGCGAGGTTACGGCCGTCCTTGGTGACCTTCTCGACGAGGCTGTAGGTGCCGTGCCGCCCGTGGTTGGCGAGGGTCGCGTACGCCTCGGCCATGTCGAGCACGCTGGCGGTGGCCGGGCCGAGCGCGATGGACGGGGAGGCCGACAGGTCGGGGGTGTCCTCGGGGATGCCCAGGTCGATCGCGGTCTCCTCGACCTTTTCGGGGCCGACGTCCTGCG
This window encodes:
- a CDS encoding multidrug efflux SMR transporter yields the protein MAWVLLIIAGLLEVGWSIGMKYAEGFTRLWPSVFTVLGIVASMLLLAQAARTLPIGTAYGVWVGIGAAGAAVLGMVVLHEPVTAARIFFVCLLLVAVVGLKATSGH
- a CDS encoding co-chaperone GroES; the protein is MSDNTQDDKLPIRMLHDRVLVRSDSPEGERRSGGGILIPATAAVGRRLAWARVVAVGQNVRTVEPGDRVLYDPEDRAEVEVRSVAYVLMRERDLHAVAADRFEGSVDSTGLYL
- the bcp gene encoding thioredoxin-dependent thiol peroxidase, whose protein sequence is MSERLQPGDTAPAFTLPDADGKDVSLADHKGRKVIVYFYPKALTPGCTKQACDFTDNLDLLAGAGYDVIGVSPDKPERLAKFREEENLKVTLVGDPSKEVLAAYGAYGEKQNYGKTVKGVIRSTFVVDEEGAIEHALYNVRATGHVAKIIKDLGI
- a CDS encoding DUF3618 domain-containing protein, producing the protein MSDTRTPAQIEADIISRRKQLAVVLDEIGVRVHPKTIIGDAKAMVAEKVDRTAGRAYVAVNRSVSDVKARFVSPDGSPRLERVVPVALLAVGVVGLLAVSTRRGKSGRRRR